One Paramisgurnus dabryanus chromosome 10, PD_genome_1.1, whole genome shotgun sequence genomic region harbors:
- the bhlha9 gene encoding class A basic helix-loop-helix protein 9, with translation MASRGSFTSSEFSEDELEVNLEGPEDLDSSDGSSSNCCYPKPEERQTKKRNRPVRSKARRVAANVRERKRILDYNQAFNALRVALHHDLNGKRLSKIATLQRAINRISALSVFLTNNPPAGVSKPCSHLDCHGQPGGPWSETEQSPSFHLETQNFTSWRPPLAHRIQNPMHRLSSDQHVLMDNQRHAGPACPPSPHYPCFSSNTQLYTNGHCGTPTSDTASPPRYGRSGDTGGHQPGIWGSCGSSYVDNFREPLQTLPMPWHMSYLQDIGPQHSQNTL, from the coding sequence ATGGCGAGCAGAGGAAGCTTTACCAGCTCTGAGTTCTCCGAAGATGAACTGGAGGTGAACCTTGAGGGACCTGAAGATCTAGACAGCAGCGATGGCAGCAGCTCCAACTGTTGTTACCCCAAGCCAGAGGAGCGCCAGACCAAAAAGCGTAACCGTCCGGTGCGCTCCAAAGCCCGCAGGGTGGCGGCCAACGTGAGAGAGAGGAAACGCATCTTGGATTATAACCAGGCCTTCAACGCTCTTCGAGTGGCACTGCATCACGACCTGAACGGAAAACGACTGTCGAAGATCGCCACGCTACAGAGAGCCATCAATCGAATCTCCGCCTTATCCGTCTTTCTCACCAACAACCCACCAGCTGGTGTGTCAAAGCCCTGCAGCCACCTCGACTGCCACGGTCAACCCGGTGGGCCGTGGTCAGAAACTGAACAATCGCCATCTTTTCACCTGGAGACCCAAAACTTTACGTCCTGGCGCCCACCACTCGCTCATCGTATCCAAAACCCCATGCACAGGCTGTCCTCAGACCAACACGTTTTGATGGACAATCAAAGACACGCAGGCCCTGCTTGTCCTCCGTCTCCTCACTACCCCTGTTTTTCCTCTAATACCCAGCTGTACACAAACGGACACTGCGGGACCCCTACTAGCGATACGGCCAGCCCGCCCAGGTATGGGAGATCGGGTGATACCGGGGGTCATCAACCAGGAATTTGGGGTTCTTGTGGCTCTAGTTACGTGGACAATTTCAGAGAACCACTTCAGACGCTTCCCATGCCCTGGCACATGAGCTACCTGCAGGACATCGGCCCTCAGCACAGCCAAAACACGCTGTGA